In a single window of the Megalobrama amblycephala isolate DHTTF-2021 linkage group LG3, ASM1881202v1, whole genome shotgun sequence genome:
- the LOC125264554 gene encoding PC-esterase domain-containing protein 1A-like isoform X2 — MRPVAQLLHNKFVVVLGDSIQRSVYKDLVLILQRDSYLSLSQLKNKGEVSFEQDCLVEGGRLGRMNNGTAYREVRQYRTDHHLVRFYFVTQVFSRYMESILADFEQGIKPDLVIVNSCVWDISRYSHQWASEYKENLNKFFRKLKAILPEESLVVWNVTMPLGKKIVGGFLVPEIQHMGPTLRFDVIEANYFGATLANNFGFDVLDLHFQFRFSLQHRMHDGVHWNSVAHRKITCLILEHVAQAWGVELPKLDQINADTHPPLRENRSWQTAPARYQGLVWTQGQRMRQFSGFGSQYSNDDLPPNSTRYQSFERKAFYRGSYSNQRCFYPPVMPATHYNNGPVWTQGQRMRQFSGFGSQYSNDDLPPHSTRYQSFEREAFYRGANNAAPYWPVNNLVMKQKHQKPHNRERRHPYRY; from the exons ATGAGGCCTGTAGCTCAACTGCTCCACAACAAGTTTGTTGTGGTGTTAGGAGACTCAA TCCAGCGCTCAGTGTACAAGGATTTAGTCTTAATCCTGCAGAGAGACTCATATTTAAGCTTATCTCAGTTAAAAAACAAG GGTGAGGTTTCGTTTGAGCAGGATTGCCTGGTGGAAGGCGGTCGGTTGGGTCGGATGAATAACGGCACTGCGTACAGAGAAGTGAGACAGTACCGTACTGATCACCACTTGGTCCGCTTCTATTTTGTGACGCAAGTTTTCTCCCGATATATGGAGAGTATCCTAGCTGACTTTGAACAGGGCATTAAACCAGACCTGGTTATAGTGAACTCTTGTGTGTGGGATATATCCAG GTACAGCCATCAATGGGCCTCAGAGTACAAGGAGAACCTTAACAAGTTCTTCAGGAAGTTAAAGGCCATTTTGCCTGAAGAGAGCCTGGTTGTGTGGAACGTGACAATGCCTCTGGGAAAGAAGATTGTGGGAGGTTTCCTGGTCCCAGAG ATTCAGCACATGGGTCCCACATTAAGATTCGATGTGATCGAGGCGAATTACTTTGGAGCCACTCTTGCCAATAATTTTGGCTTCGACGTGCTGGACTTACACTTCCAGTTTCGTTTCAGCCTGCAGCACAGGATGCATGATGGTGTGCACTGGAATTCTGTCGCCCATCGCAAAATCACATGCCTCATCCTGGAGCATGTGGCTCAGGCGTGGGGAGTGGAACTGCCAAAACTTG ACCAGATTAATGCAGATACTCACCCACCATTACGTGAGAACCGTAGTTGGCAAACGGCTCCTGCTCGCTATCAAG GTCTGGTCTGGACACAGGGCCAAAGGATGAGGCAGTTCAGTGGCTTCGGTTCACAGTATAGCAATGATGATCTGCCTCCCAACTCGACACGTTACCAGAGCTTTGAAAGGAAAGCCTTCTACAGAG GATCGTATAGCAACCAGAGATGCTTTTATCCTCCAGTGATGCCCGCCACCCACTACAACAATG GTCCGGTCTGGACACAGGGCCAAAGGATGAGGCAGTTCAGTGGCTTCGGTTCACAGTATAGCAATGATGATCTGCCTCCCCACTCGACACGTTACCAGAGCTTTGAAAGGGAAGCCTTCTACAGAG GTGCTAATAATGCTGCCCCCTACTGGCCAGTGAACAACTTGGTCATGAAGCAGAAACACCAAAAACCACATAACCGAGAGAGACGGCATCCCTACAGATATTAA
- the LOC125264554 gene encoding PC-esterase domain-containing protein 1A-like isoform X4: protein MRPVAQLLHNKFVVVLGDSIQRSVYKDLVLILQRDSYLSLSQLKNKGEVSFEQDCLVEGGRLGRMNNGTAYREVRQYRTDHHLVRFYFVTQVFSRYMESILADFEQGIKPDLVIVNSCVWDISRYSHQWASEYKENLNKFFRKLKAILPEESLVVWNVTMPLGKKIVGGFLVPEIQHMGPTLRFDVIEANYFGATLANNFGFDVLDLHFQFRFSLQHRMHDGVHWNSVAHRKITCLILEHVAQAWGVELPKLDQINADTHPPLRENRSWQTAPARYQGPVWTQGQRMRQFSGFGSQYSNDDLPPHSTRYQSFEREAFYRGANNAAPYWPVNNLVMKQKHQKPHNRERRHPYRY, encoded by the exons ATGAGGCCTGTAGCTCAACTGCTCCACAACAAGTTTGTTGTGGTGTTAGGAGACTCAA TCCAGCGCTCAGTGTACAAGGATTTAGTCTTAATCCTGCAGAGAGACTCATATTTAAGCTTATCTCAGTTAAAAAACAAG GGTGAGGTTTCGTTTGAGCAGGATTGCCTGGTGGAAGGCGGTCGGTTGGGTCGGATGAATAACGGCACTGCGTACAGAGAAGTGAGACAGTACCGTACTGATCACCACTTGGTCCGCTTCTATTTTGTGACGCAAGTTTTCTCCCGATATATGGAGAGTATCCTAGCTGACTTTGAACAGGGCATTAAACCAGACCTGGTTATAGTGAACTCTTGTGTGTGGGATATATCCAG GTACAGCCATCAATGGGCCTCAGAGTACAAGGAGAACCTTAACAAGTTCTTCAGGAAGTTAAAGGCCATTTTGCCTGAAGAGAGCCTGGTTGTGTGGAACGTGACAATGCCTCTGGGAAAGAAGATTGTGGGAGGTTTCCTGGTCCCAGAG ATTCAGCACATGGGTCCCACATTAAGATTCGATGTGATCGAGGCGAATTACTTTGGAGCCACTCTTGCCAATAATTTTGGCTTCGACGTGCTGGACTTACACTTCCAGTTTCGTTTCAGCCTGCAGCACAGGATGCATGATGGTGTGCACTGGAATTCTGTCGCCCATCGCAAAATCACATGCCTCATCCTGGAGCATGTGGCTCAGGCGTGGGGAGTGGAACTGCCAAAACTTG ACCAGATTAATGCAGATACTCACCCACCATTACGTGAGAACCGTAGTTGGCAAACGGCTCCTGCTCGCTATCAAG GTCCGGTCTGGACACAGGGCCAAAGGATGAGGCAGTTCAGTGGCTTCGGTTCACAGTATAGCAATGATGATCTGCCTCCCCACTCGACACGTTACCAGAGCTTTGAAAGGGAAGCCTTCTACAGAG GTGCTAATAATGCTGCCCCCTACTGGCCAGTGAACAACTTGGTCATGAAGCAGAAACACCAAAAACCACATAACCGAGAGAGACGGCATCCCTACAGATATTAA
- the LOC125264554 gene encoding PC-esterase domain-containing protein 1A-like isoform X1, with product MRPVAQLLHNKFVVVLGDSIQRSVYKDLVLILQRDSYLSLSQLKNKGEVSFEQDCLVEGGRLGRMNNGTAYREVRQYRTDHHLVRFYFVTQVFSRYMESILADFEQGIKPDLVIVNSCVWDISRYSHQWASEYKENLNKFFRKLKAILPEESLVVWNVTMPLGKKIVGGFLVPEIQHMGPTLRFDVIEANYFGATLANNFGFDVLDLHFQFRFSLQHRMHDGVHWNSVAHRKITCLILEHVAQAWGVELPKLDQINADTHPPLRENRSWQTAPARYQGSYSNQRCFYPPVMPATHYNNGLVWTQGQRMRQFSGFGSQYSNDDLPPNSTRYQSFERKAFYRGSYSNQRCFYPPVMPATHYNNGPVWTQGQRMRQFSGFGSQYSNDDLPPHSTRYQSFEREAFYRGANNAAPYWPVNNLVMKQKHQKPHNRERRHPYRY from the exons ATGAGGCCTGTAGCTCAACTGCTCCACAACAAGTTTGTTGTGGTGTTAGGAGACTCAA TCCAGCGCTCAGTGTACAAGGATTTAGTCTTAATCCTGCAGAGAGACTCATATTTAAGCTTATCTCAGTTAAAAAACAAG GGTGAGGTTTCGTTTGAGCAGGATTGCCTGGTGGAAGGCGGTCGGTTGGGTCGGATGAATAACGGCACTGCGTACAGAGAAGTGAGACAGTACCGTACTGATCACCACTTGGTCCGCTTCTATTTTGTGACGCAAGTTTTCTCCCGATATATGGAGAGTATCCTAGCTGACTTTGAACAGGGCATTAAACCAGACCTGGTTATAGTGAACTCTTGTGTGTGGGATATATCCAG GTACAGCCATCAATGGGCCTCAGAGTACAAGGAGAACCTTAACAAGTTCTTCAGGAAGTTAAAGGCCATTTTGCCTGAAGAGAGCCTGGTTGTGTGGAACGTGACAATGCCTCTGGGAAAGAAGATTGTGGGAGGTTTCCTGGTCCCAGAG ATTCAGCACATGGGTCCCACATTAAGATTCGATGTGATCGAGGCGAATTACTTTGGAGCCACTCTTGCCAATAATTTTGGCTTCGACGTGCTGGACTTACACTTCCAGTTTCGTTTCAGCCTGCAGCACAGGATGCATGATGGTGTGCACTGGAATTCTGTCGCCCATCGCAAAATCACATGCCTCATCCTGGAGCATGTGGCTCAGGCGTGGGGAGTGGAACTGCCAAAACTTG ACCAGATTAATGCAGATACTCACCCACCATTACGTGAGAACCGTAGTTGGCAAACGGCTCCTGCTCGCTATCAAG gATCGTATAGCAACCAGAGATGCTTTTATCCTCCAGTGATGCCCGCCACCCACTACAACAATG GTCTGGTCTGGACACAGGGCCAAAGGATGAGGCAGTTCAGTGGCTTCGGTTCACAGTATAGCAATGATGATCTGCCTCCCAACTCGACACGTTACCAGAGCTTTGAAAGGAAAGCCTTCTACAGAG GATCGTATAGCAACCAGAGATGCTTTTATCCTCCAGTGATGCCCGCCACCCACTACAACAATG GTCCGGTCTGGACACAGGGCCAAAGGATGAGGCAGTTCAGTGGCTTCGGTTCACAGTATAGCAATGATGATCTGCCTCCCCACTCGACACGTTACCAGAGCTTTGAAAGGGAAGCCTTCTACAGAG GTGCTAATAATGCTGCCCCCTACTGGCCAGTGAACAACTTGGTCATGAAGCAGAAACACCAAAAACCACATAACCGAGAGAGACGGCATCCCTACAGATATTAA
- the LOC125264554 gene encoding PC-esterase domain-containing protein 1A-like isoform X3: protein MNNGTAYREVRQYRTDHHLVRFYFVTQVFSRYMESILADFEQGIKPDLVIVNSCVWDISRYSHQWASEYKENLNKFFRKLKAILPEESLVVWNVTMPLGKKIVGGFLVPEIQHMGPTLRFDVIEANYFGATLANNFGFDVLDLHFQFRFSLQHRMHDGVHWNSVAHRKITCLILEHVAQAWGVELPKLDQINADTHPPLRENRSWQTAPARYQGSYSNQRCFYPPVMPATHYNNGLVWTQGQRMRQFSGFGSQYSNDDLPPNSTRYQSFERKAFYRGSYSNQRCFYPPVMPATHYNNGPVWTQGQRMRQFSGFGSQYSNDDLPPHSTRYQSFEREAFYRGANNAAPYWPVNNLVMKQKHQKPHNRERRHPYRY, encoded by the exons ATGAATAACGGCACTGCGTACAGAGAAGTGAGACAGTACCGTACTGATCACCACTTGGTCCGCTTCTATTTTGTGACGCAAGTTTTCTCCCGATATATGGAGAGTATCCTAGCTGACTTTGAACAGGGCATTAAACCAGACCTGGTTATAGTGAACTCTTGTGTGTGGGATATATCCAG GTACAGCCATCAATGGGCCTCAGAGTACAAGGAGAACCTTAACAAGTTCTTCAGGAAGTTAAAGGCCATTTTGCCTGAAGAGAGCCTGGTTGTGTGGAACGTGACAATGCCTCTGGGAAAGAAGATTGTGGGAGGTTTCCTGGTCCCAGAG ATTCAGCACATGGGTCCCACATTAAGATTCGATGTGATCGAGGCGAATTACTTTGGAGCCACTCTTGCCAATAATTTTGGCTTCGACGTGCTGGACTTACACTTCCAGTTTCGTTTCAGCCTGCAGCACAGGATGCATGATGGTGTGCACTGGAATTCTGTCGCCCATCGCAAAATCACATGCCTCATCCTGGAGCATGTGGCTCAGGCGTGGGGAGTGGAACTGCCAAAACTTG ACCAGATTAATGCAGATACTCACCCACCATTACGTGAGAACCGTAGTTGGCAAACGGCTCCTGCTCGCTATCAAG gATCGTATAGCAACCAGAGATGCTTTTATCCTCCAGTGATGCCCGCCACCCACTACAACAATG GTCTGGTCTGGACACAGGGCCAAAGGATGAGGCAGTTCAGTGGCTTCGGTTCACAGTATAGCAATGATGATCTGCCTCCCAACTCGACACGTTACCAGAGCTTTGAAAGGAAAGCCTTCTACAGAG GATCGTATAGCAACCAGAGATGCTTTTATCCTCCAGTGATGCCCGCCACCCACTACAACAATG GTCCGGTCTGGACACAGGGCCAAAGGATGAGGCAGTTCAGTGGCTTCGGTTCACAGTATAGCAATGATGATCTGCCTCCCCACTCGACACGTTACCAGAGCTTTGAAAGGGAAGCCTTCTACAGAG GTGCTAATAATGCTGCCCCCTACTGGCCAGTGAACAACTTGGTCATGAAGCAGAAACACCAAAAACCACATAACCGAGAGAGACGGCATCCCTACAGATATTAA
- the LOC125264555 gene encoding PC-esterase domain-containing protein 1A-like isoform X1, translating to MRPVAQLLHNKFVVVLGSSFQRSVYKDLVLILQRDSYLSLSQLKTKGEVSFEQDCLVEGGRLGQMNNGTAYREVRQYRTDHHLVRFYFVTQVFSRYMESILADFEQGIKPDLVIVNSCLWDISRYSRQWASEYKENLNKFFRKLKAILPEESLVVWNMTMPLGKKIVGGFLVPEIQHMGPTLRFDVIEANYFGATLANNFGFDVLDLHFRFRFSLQHRMHDGVHWNSVAHRKITCLILEHVAQAWGVELPKLDQINADTHPPLRENRSWQTAPARYQGPVWTQGQRMRQFSGFCSQYSNDDLPPNSTRYQSFERKAFYRGSYSNQRCFYPPVMPATNYYNGPVWTQGQRMRQFSGFGSQYNNDDLPPNSTRYQSFEREAFYRGANNAAPYWPVNNLVMKQKHQKPHNRERRHPYRY from the exons ATGAGGCCTGTAGCTCAACTGCTCCACAACAAGTTTGTTGTAGTGTTAGGAAGTTCAT TTCAGCGCTCAGTGTACAAGGATTTAGTCCTAATCCTGCAGAGAGACTCATATTTAAGCTTATCCCAGTTAAAAACTAAG GGTGAGGTTTCGTTTGAGCAGGATTGCCTGGTGGAAGGCGGCCGGTTGGGTCAGATGAATAACGGCACTGCGTACAGAGAAGTGAGACAGTACCGTACTGATCACCACTTGGTCCGCTTCTATTTTGTAACGCAAGTTTTCTCCCGATATATGGAGAGTATCCTAGCTGACTTTGAACAGGGCATTAAACCAGACCTGGTTATAGTGAACTCTTGTTTGTGGGATATATCCAG GTACAGCCGTCAATGGGCTTCAGAGTACAAGGAGAACCTTAACAAGTTCTTCAGGAAGTTAAAGGCCATTTTGCCTGAAGAGAGCCTGGTTGTGTGGAACATGACAATGCCTCTGGGAAAGAAGATTGTGGGAGGTTTCCTGGTCCCAGAG ATTCAGCACATGGGTCCCACATTAAGATTCGATGTGATCGAGGCGAATTACTTTGGAGCCACTCTTGCCAATAATTTTGGCTTTGATGTGCTGGACTTACACTTCCGGTTTCGTTTCAGCCTGCAGCACAGGATGCATGATGGTGTGCACTGGAATTCTGTCGCCCATCGCAAAATCACATGCCTCATCCTGGAGCATGTGGCTCAGGCGTGGGGAGTGGAACTGCCAAAACTTG ACCAGATTAATGCAGATACTCACCCACCATTACGTGAGAACCGTAGTTGGCAAACGGCTCCTGCTCGCTATCAAG GTCCGGTCTGGACACAGGGCCAAAGGATGAGGCAGTTCAGTGGCTTCTGTTCACAGTATAGCAATGATGATTTGCCTCCCAACTCGACACGTTACCAGAGCTTTGAAAGGAAAGCCTTCTACAGAG GATCGTATAGCAACCAGAGATGCTTTTATCCTCCAGTGATGCCCGCCACCAACTACTATAATG GTCCGGTCTGGACACAGGGCCAAAGGATGAGGCAGTTCAGTGGCTTCGGTTCACAGTATAACAATGATGATCTGCCTCCCAACTCGACACGTTACCAGAGCTTTGAAAGGGAAGCCTTCTACAGAg GTGCTAATAATGCTGCCCCCTACTGGCCAGTGAACAACTTGGTCATGAAGCAGAAACACCAAAAACCACATAACCGAGAGAGACGGCATCCCTACAGATATTAA
- the LOC125264555 gene encoding PC-esterase domain-containing protein 1A-like isoform X2: MRPVAQLLHNKFVVVLGSSFQRSVYKDLVLILQRDSYLSLSQLKTKGEVSFEQDCLVEGGRLGQMNNGTAYREVRQYRTDHHLVRFYFVTQVFSRYMESILADFEQGIKPDLVIVNSCLWDISRYSRQWASEYKENLNKFFRKLKAILPEESLVVWNMTMPLGKKIVGGFLVPEIQHMGPTLRFDVIEANYFGATLANNFGFDVLDLHFRFRFSLQHRMHDGVHWNSVAHRKITCLILEHVAQAWGVELPKLDQINADTHPPLRENRSWQTAPARYQGPVWTQGQRMRQFSGFGSQYNNDDLPPNSTRYQSFEREAFYRGANNAAPYWPVNNLVMKQKHQKPHNRERRHPYRY; encoded by the exons ATGAGGCCTGTAGCTCAACTGCTCCACAACAAGTTTGTTGTAGTGTTAGGAAGTTCAT TTCAGCGCTCAGTGTACAAGGATTTAGTCCTAATCCTGCAGAGAGACTCATATTTAAGCTTATCCCAGTTAAAAACTAAG GGTGAGGTTTCGTTTGAGCAGGATTGCCTGGTGGAAGGCGGCCGGTTGGGTCAGATGAATAACGGCACTGCGTACAGAGAAGTGAGACAGTACCGTACTGATCACCACTTGGTCCGCTTCTATTTTGTAACGCAAGTTTTCTCCCGATATATGGAGAGTATCCTAGCTGACTTTGAACAGGGCATTAAACCAGACCTGGTTATAGTGAACTCTTGTTTGTGGGATATATCCAG GTACAGCCGTCAATGGGCTTCAGAGTACAAGGAGAACCTTAACAAGTTCTTCAGGAAGTTAAAGGCCATTTTGCCTGAAGAGAGCCTGGTTGTGTGGAACATGACAATGCCTCTGGGAAAGAAGATTGTGGGAGGTTTCCTGGTCCCAGAG ATTCAGCACATGGGTCCCACATTAAGATTCGATGTGATCGAGGCGAATTACTTTGGAGCCACTCTTGCCAATAATTTTGGCTTTGATGTGCTGGACTTACACTTCCGGTTTCGTTTCAGCCTGCAGCACAGGATGCATGATGGTGTGCACTGGAATTCTGTCGCCCATCGCAAAATCACATGCCTCATCCTGGAGCATGTGGCTCAGGCGTGGGGAGTGGAACTGCCAAAACTTG ACCAGATTAATGCAGATACTCACCCACCATTACGTGAGAACCGTAGTTGGCAAACGGCTCCTGCTCGCTATCAAG GTCCGGTCTGGACACAGGGCCAAAGGATGAGGCAGTTCAGTGGCTTCGGTTCACAGTATAACAATGATGATCTGCCTCCCAACTCGACACGTTACCAGAGCTTTGAAAGGGAAGCCTTCTACAGAg GTGCTAATAATGCTGCCCCCTACTGGCCAGTGAACAACTTGGTCATGAAGCAGAAACACCAAAAACCACATAACCGAGAGAGACGGCATCCCTACAGATATTAA